A window from Neodiprion fabricii isolate iyNeoFabr1 chromosome 2, iyNeoFabr1.1, whole genome shotgun sequence encodes these proteins:
- the LOC124176584 gene encoding opsin, blue-sensitive has protein sequence MYFNESVLITPAAFVGGVGQVQQMQERLLGWNVPPEHSDLVHPHWRGFLAPGKYWHISLALVYFMLMIMSVVGNGCVVWIFTTSKSLRTASNMFIVNLALFDLLMMLEMPMFIANSFVERMIGWQLGCDIYAALGSISGIGSAINNAAIAFDRYRTISCPIDGRLNGKQAAVIVAFTWFWSMPFTILPIGNIWGRYVPEGFLTTCSFDFLTEDQDTKVFVAAIFAWAYAIPISLIVYFYSQLIGSVRKHEKMLRDQAKKMNVKSLVSNQDKDRSTEMRIAKVAFTIFFLFLCSWTPYAIVAMTGAFGNREALTPFSTMLPALFAKTVSCIDPWIYAINHPRYRLELQKRCQWMGIHEPEPTHDTVSATTEKLKTEDA, from the exons ATGTACTTCAACGAGTCTGTCCTCATCACCCCTGCGGCTTTTGTCGGTGGTGTCGG GCAGGTGCAACAGATGCAGGAAAGACTCTTGGGCTGGAACGTGCCACCGGAACATTCGGATTTGGTTCACCCTCACTGGAGAGGATTCCTGGCTCCGGGAAAATACTGGCACATTAGTTTAGCCCTGGTCTACTTCATGCTGATGATTATGTCGGTCGTTGGAAATGGCTGCGTCGTTTGGATATTCACAAC ATCAAAGTCACTGAGGACCGCGTCCAACATGTTCATCGTGAACCTCGCATTGTTCGACCTCCTCATGATGCTTGAAATGCCAATGTTCATAGCAAACAGCTTCGTCGAACGCATGATTGGCTGGCAACTTGGATGTGACATATATGCAGCCCTGGGCAGCATCTCGGGAATCGGTTCAGCAATCAACAACGCGGCCATCGCCTTTGACAGATACAG AACAATATCCTGTCCGATAGACGGCCGACTGAACGGAAAACAGGCTGCAGTCATTGTGGCTTTCACGTGGTTCTGGTCCATGCCATTCACCATTCTGCCCATCGGCAACATCTGGGGTCGCTACGTTCCAG AGGGTTTCCTAACCACCTGCAGCTTCGATTTTCTCACTGAAGACCAGGATACGAAGGTCTTCGTCGCAGCGATATTTGCCTGGGCCTACGCTATTCCCATTAGCTTGATCGTCTACTTCTACTCTCAGTTAATTGGAAGCGTGCGCAAGCACGAGAAGATGCTCCGTGATCAG GCTAAGAAAATGAACGTCAAGTCCCTGGTGTCTAATCAAGACAAAGACAGAAGCACGGAAATGCGAATTGCCAAAGTGGCGTTTACGATATTCTTCCTGTTCCTTTGCTCCTGGACTCCATATGCTATTGTGGCCATGACCGGTGCCTTTGGAAACAG AGAAGCACTGACGCCGTTTTCAACGATGTTACCAGCTCTATTTGCAAAAACGGTGTCCTGCATAGACCCTTGGATATACGCGATCAATCACCCGAG GTACAGATTAGAACTCCAGAAGAGATGCCAATGGATGGGAATCCATGAACCAGAACCCACGCATGACACGGTATCCGCGACTACGGAGAAACTTAAGACCGAGGACGCTTAA